The DNA window CGACCGTTTATACAATGTCGCGCATTTATTTTCACCGGATGGCCATATTGGCGAGCAAGCGAAACTGCACTTAACACCAACTGAAGTTTCTGATTGGGGCATTTCACCTGGAGAATCTATTCGAATTTTCGAAACATCGAAAGGAAAAGTAGCTCTCTTGACTTGTTACGATATCGAATTCCCGGAAGTTGTGCGAATGGTTCGTGGAATGGGTGCGGATGTAATTTTCTCCCCTGCTTGTACCGATAACCGCCATGGTTTTAACCGTGTGCGTTACACAAGTCACGCACGTACAATTGAAAACCAAGTGTATGTGGTGACAACTGGAACGGTTGGCTCCCTTCCAACAGTAGACTTTATGCGCGGAAATTTTGGTCAAGCTGCTGTGATCACACCAAATGATATTCCTTTCCCGCAAGATGGCATTTTAGTCCAAGGAGAGATCAATAACGACATGGTTATTTCTGCCGATCTTGATTTGTCGCTTCTGTATGAAGTCCGTGAACACGGCTCTGTCACCACTTGGAGAGATCGTCGTTTTGATTTATATCCAGACCTTGGTACACTGACAGTGGAATCATCCATGACAAAGGAAATGGTACTGCAAAAGACAAAATAGGAAAGACTTTCTTTCCATTCTAAATAACTTTGAAGGAGTGCGTGTAATGGAGTATGTTCAAATTAAAAACATTGAGGATCCCTTGTTTCCGAAGATGCACCAATTGATGCAAGAGGTGTTTCCTGCTGAAGAAGTGCTAGAGTACGAATTATGGAGAGAACCTTTACTTGATCCCACTATTCGTATGTTTGTGGCAGTAGAAGATGGCGAAGTTGTAGGTGCAACAGAATATCGTTTCTATGCAGACAGAATGTTATCGATGACGGACTTTACAATGATCGGAAAAGAAGGCATTGGAGTCGGACCGTTTCTTGCAAAAAAACGGCACGAAGATTTAATGCAACTCTCCAAAGAGCATAACGTTGAGTTAATCGGAGTGTTCGCGGAGATTTACGATCCTTACCGTATTGGTGACCATGCGTTTGGTGGTATTAAGGCGATGAATCCTTTTGTACGTCGTGAAGTGTTGGCTCATCTCGGTTTCAAACGTTTGAATTTCTCTTATGTACATCCTTCTTGGACTAATGAAGGGGATGCTGTAACAGATTTGGATTTCTGTTTCTTACCATATCAGGATGCCCAAACGTTAAATGCCCATTTTATCTCCGATTTTTTGAAATCATATTATGCGATTCTGTCACATAAACCGAAAGCTTGGCACACGATGATTGCACAATTGGAAACAAAAGAAGAGATCGAATTACTTCCTTTATAATATAACATTCTAAAACCCTCTCTATTGAATTAGAGAGGGTTTTTCCGTTATTGTTATTGGCTTTGTTAAAGGAAAAGGTTGATTAGTCGTTAATGAATATGGAGAATGGGTTTTCCTATATAATATTGGTACTGGATATTTATGTTAATATAAACATCAGAATGTGAAAGTGTTCACTTAAACTAACGCAGCAGGTTAGTTGAAGAAGGAACGATTGAAATACAATAAATATGGAGTTTTGGGGAATAATGATACTAAACAAATTTAAGGAGAATCAGAAATGAAAAAATTGCTTTTTAGCCTTATCTTCGTATTAGTAATTCTTCCTTCACAAACACACTCTGAGAATAAAATTGAAGAGTTGCTACCTTGTTCAGCAATACTTGAACCAACAAAAAACGTACCTAAAAATGCCAGAGGAGTAGCACTGATTTATAATATTGAAAGAAAGTTTAATGATGAACGAACAAGTCTCAGTGTTCACGCACTTCATTTACCAAAACCATCTAGTTTTGGGGATTATGATGGTTATGAAGTATTAGCATATATTCCAAAGGAAATAAGTTGGATTTTCTCATTGTCCCCTTTAACTAAATATGGAGAAACTACTTGGGCTGGGAATTTGGATGAAGTTTCTCCTATAATGCGACCTACTCGTATCATAGTTCGGACAGTCAATACAACGACAAAGAAAACGGGTCCTATTGTACTTGAAAAAATACTAAAACCTTGTTGAACTAACGAGTGCTTTAGTAAAAAATCATTGGTTGCCAGAGGTAACTCTTTTTCTTATTGAACTAACGCAGCAGGTTAGTTAAAAAAAGCAAAAATGTTAAAATATATATAGACCAATAGCAAGAGGTGTTAAGTGTGAAGAGAGTAGATGTTGTATATGCGTTTATTTATGACGAAATAACAGAGAAAATATTAATGGTTAATAATCGACATTCAACTTGGTCTCTACCAGGTGGAGCAGTTGAAAAAGGTGAAACCTTAGAACAGGCGGTTATCCGTGAAACAAAAGAAGAAACTGGTTTAGTAGTTGAAATTGGAAATATTATTGCAGTTAATGAAGCATTCTTTTCAAAACACAGACATCACGGTTTAATGATTACATTTGCCGCAAAAGTTATTGACGGAGAAATTACAATTGAAGATAAAAACGAAATTGTAGAAATAAAATGGGTGGACATAAATACTGCTAATAACTTAATGCCTTACCATCCAGGTGGAGTAGAGAGCTTATTAATATCCTCAACACCTTACGTTTTTCAAGGTGAATGTTAATAAAATCTTCTTCAACTAACGGAGTGCTTTAGTTAAATAAGCCTACAATCTTTGGTCCACATTCGGACAACAATGCGTATGATTCTTGTTCAACTTACATAGCAGTTTAGTTCAATATTAGTTGAAGTATAATGAGATAATAAATTAATTTATTTGTGGAGATGATTTAGTGTTTAAATATAATGTATGTTTTTTGAAAAGTAATGAACGAATCTTAATGCTGAATCGTGAAAAGCCACCGATTATGGGTGTGTGGAACGGGGTTGGCGGTAAATATGAAGCAGGAGAAACAGCTGATGAGGGTGCAATACGTGAAGTATTTGAGGAGACAGGTATCAAAGTAAACGAATATTACTCAAAAGGTTTAATTACATGGGATAAAAGTGATGGGGAAAAAGATGGGTTATATGTGTACTTATTCGAAGTAGATGCGATATTAGGGAATGAACCCATACAAAAAACAAGAGAAGGAATTCTCGATTGGAAAAAAATAGATTGGATAATGAACCCGAATAACTTAGGGGTTGCTGAAATGTTATTTCAGTACCTACCTGTTTTATTAGAAAAAGAGAATGATTATTTATTTGAGTACAAAGACGGTATAATAAAGCTTATAGTGTAAGAAATATCATATAAAAAATTATTGCCTTTAAAAGATAGATATTGTTCAACTAACGGAGTGCTTTAGTGAAATAAGAGAGGTAAAAATCAACCATTAACTATAACATAGCCTAGTTATTTTAACTGACTAAAAAGGATGAGGGGTGCGACGAATTGAAACAAGTACTGGAAATATTGAAAAAAGAAAATCATGTGGTGCTTGAATCTATCTCGTTTACTCATCATCAAGAGAAAATAAGTTCTCATTTCAAGTCTCCCGAGCCGGGAATCCTCTTTTTACTGGAAGGAGGATTGTCTTACCAAATCGGAGAAGACGAATCTCGTATACTTAAAGTTGGGGAATATGTGTTTTATCCGCAAGGTGTAAATGTTCGTTTTGAAATTGGGAAGTTGAGCAGTACGCTACTGTTTCCCTTATCCATTTCCATCACGGAGCAATTTGTTCACCTCTTGCAGCAGCATAATCGCTTTTCGCCCGCTTTGCTCGAAGATCCCAATCGCGTATGTATTTTACAGGAGCCGTGGACGGAGGAAATCAATGGTCTGCTCGAAAAAATCCTTGTTCATGTTTCTAAAAAACAACCATATTTCGTTCATCTTGCTTTACTGGAGGTCATGGCTTATATTTTTCCAAATGAACATATGTTGTCCAAAATCACATATGTCCTCGAACATTATTTATTGCCAGACCCAATCCGAGATGCAGAAAGCTATATTTTACAAAACTATCACCAACCGATTCGGATGAAGCAGTTAACAGAAGTAACAAATGTTAGTGAATCACAGCTGAACCGCATGTACCAAAGGACTTTTCAATTATCACCAATGGAACGTGTTACGGCGATTCGCATGGAGCAAGCAGCACAATTGCTTCGTAATCCTTCCCAAAGTGTAACCAATGTGGCACTTCAAGTCGGTTATCAAAGCATGTCCGCCTTCTTGCAGCAATTCAAAAAGAAATATGGAGTTTCTCCAAAAGAATATCAAACGAAAGCTTCTGTGAAAGAAATTCAAACATGAAGGACTTTCTTAAAATCCAAATAGTTGATTAAGCCAATCTGTGTATAATGCAATGAAAATAAATGCAATTAGAACAACTGCAGCAAAAAGATGAATGATATATTCACGTGGTCTAATTGGATATTTCCATTCCATACATGCACGAAATAATTGAAGGACTGTAAAGAAGAAAGCAATCCATAAATGACTCCACTGTGCTTCTGAATAATAAATTTGAACAAAGAGATAACTCAATATGAACACAACGATTAGGCCAATTTCGCCCCGTTTATGAAACTCGTTCACATACTTTGGTCGATTCTTATCTCTTTTCTCTATATTAAAAACTTTTCGTAAACCCATTTCAATAACAGTCATAATGGCAAGAACAATCAAAATAAAAATGATTGATTTAAACAAAAACATAATCCTTCATCCCCTTTTTCACTTTTTCTTTTCAAATAAATTAAGTGATATCTACTTTACTGTTCATTCAAGTGGAAAGTTTCAATGGATTAGTCTTTTCATTGCTCATCACTGCAAAACTTACGCCATATTACTCATCTACTCTTGCTTGAAAGGATTTTTCCACTCCATCAACAAAGCATTATGATGTGACTGCTCATCCTCCAGGTAATCTGGAACCACACAAACTGGTGTCCGTCCGCATCTGAGTAAAAATGAAATCACCGGATCTTTCAAGTCTCCTGTCAAGACACGTTCCACATACTGTTCCGGTGAGAGTTGCTCCGCATGATGATGATACCCCGGCATTCGCCCTCCCCCAAGCACTCTATCCAATCCATCATGAATGACTCGTTCATATATCGACTGCATCAACAACTTTCCAAGATCCAACTTGCGATAGGCAGGTTTGACAGAAATATCGACAATATACAACGTCCCCCCCTTGGGATCGTGATTGCGGATATACCCGTGATCCGTAACTTCCTCCCATGTATGTACAGGGTTTTCTGGATTAAAATGAACCAATAAACCTGTAATCGAGCCGACAACTTCTCCGTTT is part of the Psychrobacillus sp. FSL H8-0483 genome and encodes:
- a CDS encoding GNAT family N-acetyltransferase, whose translation is MEYVQIKNIEDPLFPKMHQLMQEVFPAEEVLEYELWREPLLDPTIRMFVAVEDGEVVGATEYRFYADRMLSMTDFTMIGKEGIGVGPFLAKKRHEDLMQLSKEHNVELIGVFAEIYDPYRIGDHAFGGIKAMNPFVRREVLAHLGFKRLNFSYVHPSWTNEGDAVTDLDFCFLPYQDAQTLNAHFISDFLKSYYAILSHKPKAWHTMIAQLETKEEIELLPL
- a CDS encoding AraC family transcriptional regulator, encoding MKQVLEILKKENHVVLESISFTHHQEKISSHFKSPEPGILFLLEGGLSYQIGEDESRILKVGEYVFYPQGVNVRFEIGKLSSTLLFPLSISITEQFVHLLQQHNRFSPALLEDPNRVCILQEPWTEEINGLLEKILVHVSKKQPYFVHLALLEVMAYIFPNEHMLSKITYVLEHYLLPDPIRDAESYILQNYHQPIRMKQLTEVTNVSESQLNRMYQRTFQLSPMERVTAIRMEQAAQLLRNPSQSVTNVALQVGYQSMSAFLQQFKKKYGVSPKEYQTKASVKEIQT
- a CDS encoding NUDIX hydrolase; the protein is MKRVDVVYAFIYDEITEKILMVNNRHSTWSLPGGAVEKGETLEQAVIRETKEETGLVVEIGNIIAVNEAFFSKHRHHGLMITFAAKVIDGEITIEDKNEIVEIKWVDINTANNLMPYHPGGVESLLISSTPYVFQGEC
- a CDS encoding DUF4181 domain-containing protein; this translates as MFLFKSIIFILIVLAIMTVIEMGLRKVFNIEKRDKNRPKYVNEFHKRGEIGLIVVFILSYLFVQIYYSEAQWSHLWIAFFFTVLQLFRACMEWKYPIRPREYIIHLFAAVVLIAFIFIALYTDWLNQLFGF
- a CDS encoding GNAT family N-acetyltransferase; amino-acid sequence: MYRKEVFVLQEGRPVLAVVRNYEKADFGDLIAIQQESFPPPFPSDLWWSEEQLESHVEHYPEGALCVEINGEVVGSITGLLVHFNPENPVHTWEEVTDHGYIRNHDPKGGTLYIVDISVKPAYRKLDLGKLLMQSIYERVIHDGLDRVLGGGRMPGYHHHAEQLSPEQYVERVLTGDLKDPVISFLLRCGRTPVCVVPDYLEDEQSHHNALLMEWKNPFKQE
- a CDS encoding carbon-nitrogen hydrolase family protein, whose translation is MKLRVSAVQYHLHTINSFDEFAAQVTHYVKTAAEFNTDFILFPEFITTQLLSISDNGEGQPFQNLPNYTEAYHRLFSTLAVEQGVYIIGGTHVVRKGDRLYNVAHLFSPDGHIGEQAKLHLTPTEVSDWGISPGESIRIFETSKGKVALLTCYDIEFPEVVRMVRGMGADVIFSPACTDNRHGFNRVRYTSHARTIENQVYVVTTGTVGSLPTVDFMRGNFGQAAVITPNDIPFPQDGILVQGEINNDMVISADLDLSLLYEVREHGSVTTWRDRRFDLYPDLGTLTVESSMTKEMVLQKTK
- a CDS encoding 8-oxo-dGTP diphosphatase produces the protein MFKYNVCFLKSNERILMLNREKPPIMGVWNGVGGKYEAGETADEGAIREVFEETGIKVNEYYSKGLITWDKSDGEKDGLYVYLFEVDAILGNEPIQKTREGILDWKKIDWIMNPNNLGVAEMLFQYLPVLLEKENDYLFEYKDGIIKLIV